A region of the Candidatus Palauibacter soopunensis genome:
AGTAGCGCCGAGTGGGAATACGCCGCCCGCGCCGGCACGACGACCGCCCGCTGGTGGGGAGACGAGGTCGGGAGCGGACACGCGGTGTGCGACGAGTGCGGGCTCGAGTGGGAGGTGGGATCCACCGCGCCCACGGGATCGCTGCCGCCGAATCCGTGGGGGTTGCACGACATGCTCGGCAACGTGTCCGAACTTGCGGCCGACTGCTGGACGTCCACCTACGACGAGGTGCCCACCGACGGCTCACCCGTCCGCGAAACGTCCCGTCACTGGCGCGAAGGCCGTTGCCTGCGCCCCACCTGGCGGGGCGGAGCCTTCAGCTACTTCCGTTGGACCGTGCGCTCGGCGTGGCGCAGCGGCGGCAGCATTCTGGCCACCGCCGAAGAGCGCCACGCCCACCCCCAGGTCGGCGGCGGGACCGGCTTCCGCGTCGCCCTCACCCTCGACGCGACACCGCCGGACGCTGTCCGCTAACCGCTCCCGCCGACTCCTGCACCCGGCCCTGTTGCCCCGGCCCCGCGGCCCGTTCTAGACTGAATCCCCCCGGCCGACGGGCGGCCGGATGAGTCCCGTTCCGGGAGCTCCGTCGGCGCTCCCGCCGGCACAGGATCAGGAGTGGCCGCATGAAGCGCATCTCCATGACCGTGAACGGGGTTCGGCACGAGGCGGACGTCGAACCCCGCACCCTCCTCGTTCATTTCATCCGCGAACAACTCGAACTGACCGGCACCAACGTGGGCTGCGACACGTCTTCGTGCGGCGCCTGCACGATTCTGATGAACGGTCAGTCGGTGAAGTCGTGTACCGTGCTCGCCGTCCAGGCGGACGGCGCGGACGTGACCACCGTCGAGGGGCTCGCGAGCAACGGCGACTGGCACCCCGTCCAGAAGGCGTTCCACGAGAACCACGGCCTGCAGTGCGGGTTCTGCACGCCGGGGATGATGATGGCCGCGGTGGGATACCTGGATGAGAACCCGTCACCGACGGAAGGCGAAGTCCGGCTCGCGCTGGAGGGCAACCTCTGCCGGTGCACCGGCTACCACAACATCGTCAAGGCGGTGCTCGCGGCCGCCGACGACATGGGCTCTTAGGCGAGGAGAGAGAACATGGCGACGGCTGAGAAATACGTTGGCGGCGGGGTCCCCAGGAAAGAGGATCCCAAGCTTCTCACGGGGCAGGGGACGTTCCTGGAAGGCCTCACGCTGCCCGGCATGCTGCATGCGGCGCTCGTGCGCAGCCCGCACGGTTCGGCGCGCATCAACTCGGTGGACGTTTCCGCCGCTGCGGCCGCGGAGGGCGTGGTGGCCGCGTACAGCGGGGCCGACCTGGCCGATGAATGGGCCGCGGGACTCCCCATGGCGTGGCCCGTGACCGACGACATCAAGATCCCCGATCACTGGCCGGTGGCGCAGGACGTGGCGCGCTACGTGGGCGACGCGGTGGCGGTCGTCGTCGCCACGAGCCGCAACGCGGCGCTCGACGCGGCGGAGTTGGTGGAGGTCGACTACGAGGTGCTGGAGGCGGTCGTGGACGTGGAGGCGGCGCTGGCCGACGACGCGCCGCGCGTGCACGAGTCGTTCGACGACAACAAGAGCTACACGTGGGCGCTGACGAACGGTGACGTGGACGGGGCCTTCGCGAAGGCGGACGTCGTGGTCAGCGAGCGCTACACGCAGCCGCGGCTGATCCCGAACGCAATGGAGCCGCGCGCCGTCGTCGCGCAGTCCGTCCCCTCGACGGGCGATTTCACCGTGTGGTCGACGACGCAGATCCCGCATGTGGCGAAAGTCCTGTTCGCGCTCACCCTCGGCATCCCCGAGGGCCAGATCCGGGTCATTGCGCCCTCCGACGTCGGCGGCGGCTTCGGCTCGAAGCTCAACGTCTATGCGGAGGAAGCGCTCTGCATCGCCCTCGCGCGCCGACTGGGGAAGCCGGTCAAGTGGGTCGCGGGCCGGAGCGAGGGGTACCTCGCCACCATCCACGGCCGCGACCAGGTCCAGAAGATCGAGATCGCCGCGACCTCCGACGGCGACATCCTCGGATACCGCGTCAACATCGCGGCGGCCATGGGCGCCTACCTGCAGCTCGTGGCGCCGGGCGTTCCGCTCCTGGGCGCCTTCCTCTACTGCGGCTGCTACGGCGGAGAGGCGTACCACTTCGAGTGCACGGGCGTGTTCACGAACACGACCCCGACGGATGCCTACCGGGGCGCGGGCCGGCCCGAGGCCACCTACGCCATCGAGCGGGCGATCGACTCGCTCGCGCGGGAGGTCGGCGTGGACGCGGCGGAGATCCGGCGCCGAAACTTCCTTCCGGCCGGCGACATGGTGCAGAGCCCGGGCGGGCTCGCCTTCGACTCGGCCGACTACGAGCCCGCGCTCGACCGGGCGCTGGAACTGCTGGACTACGACGGGTTCCGGAGCGACCAGGCGGAGCGCCGGGAAGGAGGGGGCGGCAAGCAGATCGGAGTCGGGTTCTCCTCCTACGTGGAGATCTGCGGGCTCGCGCCCTCGCAGGTGCTCGCCTCGCTGAAATACGGCGCCGGCGGCTGGGACGCGGCCACGGTGCGCATGCTGCCGACCGGCAAGGCGGAAGTCGTGACGGGCAGCTCGCCGCACGGGCAGGGGCACGTGACCTCCTGGTCCCAGATCGCGGCGGACGCGCTCGGGATTCCGTACGAGGACGTCACCGTCCTCCACGGGGACACGCACGTGGCGCCGCACGGGATGAACACCTACGGAAGCCGCAGCCTCGCGGTGGCGGGGGTCGCCGTGCACAACGCGTGCGACCGGGTCGTCGACAAGGCGCGGGGACTCGCGGCGCACCTGCTCGAGGTGGCGCCCGAGGATCTCGAGTACGAGGCGGGAACCTTCTCGGTGAAGGGCGTGCCCGACCGCACGAAGTCGATGCCGGAACTCGCCTTCGCGGCGTGGACGGCCCACAGCCTGCCGGAGGATTCGGAGCCCGGGCTCGAGGCGAGCTGCGTGTACGACCCGCCGAACTTCACCTTCCCCTTCGGCACGCACGTGGCCGTCGTCGAAGTGGATACGGAGACCGGCGCCGTGGATCTCGTCCGCTACATCGCGGTGGACGACTGCGGGCCCGTGATCAACCCCGTCATCGTGGACGGCCAGGTGCACGGCGGCGTGGCGCAGGGGATCGCGGCCGCGCTGTACGAGGAGGCGACGTACGCGGAGGACGGGACGCTCGAGACCTCGTCGATGGTGAACTATCTCGTGCCCTCCGCGGCGGAATTCCCGTCCTTCGAGACGGATCGAACGGTGACGCCGAGCACCTCGAACCCCATGGGAGTGAAGGGGATCGGCGAGGCGGGGACGATCGGGTCGGCGCCGGCGGTGATCAACGCGATCGTGGATGCGCTCTCGCACCTCGGCGTGACGGACGTCCCGATGCCGGCGAGTCCGGAA
Encoded here:
- a CDS encoding molybdopterin cofactor-binding domain-containing protein, with translation MATAEKYVGGGVPRKEDPKLLTGQGTFLEGLTLPGMLHAALVRSPHGSARINSVDVSAAAAAEGVVAAYSGADLADEWAAGLPMAWPVTDDIKIPDHWPVAQDVARYVGDAVAVVVATSRNAALDAAELVEVDYEVLEAVVDVEAALADDAPRVHESFDDNKSYTWALTNGDVDGAFAKADVVVSERYTQPRLIPNAMEPRAVVAQSVPSTGDFTVWSTTQIPHVAKVLFALTLGIPEGQIRVIAPSDVGGGFGSKLNVYAEEALCIALARRLGKPVKWVAGRSEGYLATIHGRDQVQKIEIAATSDGDILGYRVNIAAAMGAYLQLVAPGVPLLGAFLYCGCYGGEAYHFECTGVFTNTTPTDAYRGAGRPEATYAIERAIDSLAREVGVDAAEIRRRNFLPAGDMVQSPGGLAFDSADYEPALDRALELLDYDGFRSDQAERREGGGGKQIGVGFSSYVEICGLAPSQVLASLKYGAGGWDAATVRMLPTGKAEVVTGSSPHGQGHVTSWSQIAADALGIPYEDVTVLHGDTHVAPHGMNTYGSRSLAVAGVAVHNACDRVVDKARGLAAHLLEVAPEDLEYEAGTFSVKGVPDRTKSMPELAFAAWTAHSLPEDSEPGLEASCVYDPPNFTFPFGTHVAVVEVDTETGAVDLVRYIAVDDCGPVINPVIVDGQVHGGVAQGIAAALYEEATYAEDGTLETSSMVNYLVPSAAEFPSFETDRTVTPSTSNPMGVKGIGEAGTIGSAPAVINAIVDALSHLGVTDVPMPASPERVWRAIQAAQGGEA
- a CDS encoding 2Fe-2S iron-sulfur cluster-binding protein; protein product: MKRISMTVNGVRHEADVEPRTLLVHFIREQLELTGTNVGCDTSSCGACTILMNGQSVKSCTVLAVQADGADVTTVEGLASNGDWHPVQKAFHENHGLQCGFCTPGMMMAAVGYLDENPSPTEGEVRLALEGNLCRCTGYHNIVKAVLAAADDMGS